A genomic stretch from Patagioenas fasciata isolate bPatFas1 chromosome 10, bPatFas1.hap1, whole genome shotgun sequence includes:
- the PSMD6 gene encoding 26S proteasome non-ATPase regulatory subunit 6: MPLENLEEEGLPKNPDLRIAQLRFLLSLRPRAPDPAAREELMAAVRLHNMAPYYEALCKSLEWQIDTDLLNKMKKANEEELKRLDNELEDAEKILGESEIRDAMMAKAEYLCRIGDKEGALTAFRKTYDKTVALGHRLDIVFYLLRIGLFYMDNDLITRNIEKAKSLIEEGGDWDRRNRLKVYQGLYCVAIRDFKQAAELFLDTVSTFTSYELMDYKTFVTYTVYVSMIALDRPDLREKVIKGAEILEVLHSLPAVRQYLFSLYECRYAAFFQSLAIVEQEMKKDWLFAPHYRYYVREMRIHAYSQLLESYRSLTLGYMAEAFGVSVEFIDQELSRFIAAGRLHCKIDKVNEIVETNRPDSKNWQYQETIKKGDLLLNRVQKLSRVINM, from the exons ATGCCGCTGGAGAACCTGGAGGAGGAGGGGCTGCCCAAGAACCCCGACCTCCGCATCGCCCAGCTCCGCTTCCTCCTCAGCCTCCGGCCCCGCGCGCCCGACCCCGCGGCGCGCGAGGAGCTGATGGCGGCCGTGCGGCTGCACA ATATGGCTCCGTATTATGAAGCTCTCTGCAAGTCTCTGGAATGGCAGATAGACACAGATCTGCTGAACAAAATGAAGAAAGCTAATGAGGAAGAATTGAAACGTCTTGACAACGAattagaagatgcagaaaagatcTTGGGGGAGAGTGAAATCCGGGATGCAATGATGGCCAAAGCTGAGTACCTGTGCAggattggggacaag GAGGGAGCTCTGACTGCGTTCCGCAAGACTTATGACAAAACTGTGGCACTGGGGCATCGTCTGGATATCGTGTTCTATCTTCTAAGGATTGGCTTGTTCTATATGGATAATGACCTCATCACACGGAACATTGAAAAGGCAAAAAG tcTAATAGAAGAAGGAGGAGACTGGGACAGGAGAAATCGTCTCAAAGTGTACCAGGGCCTTTACTGTGTAGCTATTCGTGATTTCAAAcaagcagcagagctcttccttgATACCGTTTCAACGTTTACATCCTATGAACTTATGGATTACAAAACATTTGTAACATATACAGTCTATGTCAGCATGATTGCACTGGACAGGCCTGACCTGAGGGAAAAG GTTATTAAAGGAGCAGAGATTCTGGAAGTCTTACACAGTTTGCCAGCTGTACGGCAGTATCTCTTTTCCCTGTACGAATGCCGTTATGCTGCTTTTTTCCAGTCATTAG ctattgtAGAGCAAGAGATGAAGAAGGATTGGCTGTTTGCACCTCACTATCGATACTACGTACGGGAAATGAGGATTCACGCGTATAGTCAGCTCCTAGAGTCTTACCGGTCATTGACACTGGGATACATGGCAGAAGCATTTGGAGTCAGTGTAGAATTCATAGATCA GGAGCTTTCAAGATTTATTGCAGCTGGGCGATTACATTGCAAAATAGACAAAGTAAATGAGATTGTAGAAACCAACAG GCCTGATAGCAAGAATTGGCAGTACCAAGAAACCATCAAGAAAGGAGATTTGCTGCTAAACAGAGTTCAGAAACTTTCCAGAGTAATtaatatgtaa